In a single window of the Gossypium hirsutum isolate 1008001.06 chromosome A13, Gossypium_hirsutum_v2.1, whole genome shotgun sequence genome:
- the LOC107913477 gene encoding uncharacterized protein isoform X3, with protein sequence MPQEPLPWDRKDIYKDRKHERAELQPPPLSAARWREASSMSSYQHGSFREFARWGSADFRRPPGHGKQGNWHLFPEDIGGHGYVPWRSSDKILDGETYRQSVSRGDGKYGRSYSRDNNRGSYNQRDWRGHSLETSNGSPNTSVRPHDVNNEQRSVDDMFTYPSRTHSDFVNTWNQLQKDQHDNRTCGVNGLGTGQRCERENSLGSVDWKPLKWSRSGSLSSWGSGFSHSSSSKSLGGVDSGEAKLELHQKNLAPVQSPSGDAAACVTSAPPSDETTSRKKPRLGWDKSPRVLGFSDCSSPATPSSVACSSSPGVEEKSFGKAANIDNDVNNLCGSPSFGSQNQLEGSSFSLEKLDINSIINMGSSLIDLLQSDEPSTMDSSFVQSTAINKLLLWKGDILKALEMTESEIDSLETELKSSKDDPGRRCQCPATSSSFPVQENGKSCEEQEAASSMIPQPASLKIDPSNDVLEVLQEANADIKDGVIDSPGTATSDFMVSSSLEKAESLCDVVKVQDCSGNSSSAQLTTMEQVILATDSCNEEAAAVVSGEGSVLVKIDNEAHVPESSNSDAAGENMTCDVILTTNKELANRASLVFKKLLPKDQYSIEISEISNAVWGQISSLIREKIAMRKRHLRFKERVLTLKFKAFQYAWKEDMLSPAMRKYWAKSQKKYELSLRSTYGGYQKHRSSYRSRVTSSAGNLVLEPTAEMINFTSKLLLDSHVKLYRNALKMPALILDEQEQLSRFISSNGLVEDPCAIEKERALINPWTSEEKEIFMDKLAAFGKDFRKIATFLDHKTTADCVEFYYKNHKSECFKKTKKKLDLTKQGKSSANTYLLTSGKKWSKEFNAASIDVLGAASVIATHAESGMQKHQTSSSRIFFGGHYSKISRADDRIANRSSSFDIIGNDRETTAADVLAGICGSLSSEAMSSCITSSVDPGESFHRDWKCHKVDSLFKRRSTSNVAQNVDDGTCSDESCGEMDPADWTDEEKSVFIQAVSSYGKDFAMISRCVRTRSRDQCKVFFSKARKCLGLDLIDPRTRNLGTPMSDDANGGGSDTENACVLECLVVSSDKLGSKPEDLPSNIVCTNMDERNPTSKIILPTDLNVPDENDRKLVDHRDSEAVQTVDSDAGRAELITECSVDMNIDSKAGSLQVQKSVVALGNLNAGRDVTEQGVSVAVSAFLGAAAYPCIPSLDSVAESKPATSLYEHDTKCSAETSSQSICRMDSNKATDESVGKNSCSSFSLSAKGLHQIPPDLDSAKKPSVSNNSSANGSALHDSDALRCEKICNLDRLSSTLDYEENETKQAQKSVREDESGRLSGKTSVNITEPRQILRGYPLQVSTLKEMNGDVKGLATSKTGSAGPCLAQECYLQKCNSSKSAAELPLLVENLEQAKDRLKSHSRISDTENPGRNGNVKLFGQILNSSSRDDKVSHFSKQNTKPSNLKLIGNNVDGNSKFDANNHVAENVPKRSYGFWDGKRIQTGLSSLPDSSILMAKYPSAFANYPPTSSSQMEQQALQTVVHSTDRTLNGVSFPLKGNKQQQR encoded by the exons ATGCCGCAAGAACCGTTGCCTTGGGATCGGAAGGATATTTACAAGGACAGGAAGCACGAGAGGGCGGAGTTGCAGCCACCGCCTCTGTCGGCAGCTCGATGGAGAGAGGCGTCTTCTATGTCGTCTTATCAGCACGGGTCCTTTAGAGAATTCGCCCGTTGGGGATCCGCTGACTTTCGTCGTCCTCCGG gTCATGGTAAGCAGGGCAATTGGCACCTGTTTCCCGAAGACATTGGTGGTCATGGATATGTGCCATGGCGGTCAAGTGACAAGATCTTGGATGGTGAGACCTACCGTCAGTCAGTTTCTCGTGGAGATGGGAAATATGGTCGTAGCTACAGTAGAGACAACAACAGAGGGTCCTATAACCAGAGAGATTGGAGAGGTCATTCTTTGGAAACTAGCAACGGGTCACCAAACACTTCTGTGAGGCCTCATGATGTGAATAATGAACAGAGGTCTGTCGATGATATGTTTACCTACCCGTCTCGTACTCATTCTGACTTTGTAAACACATGGAATCAACTTCAAAAAGACCAGCATGATAATAGGACATGTGGTGTCAATGGGTTAGGGACAGGACAAAGATGTGAGAGAGAGAACTCTTTAGGCTCGGTGGATTGGAAGCCTCTTAAGTGGAGCCGTTCTGGAAGCTTGTCTTCATGGGGGTCGGGCTTTAGCCATTCAAGTAGCTCAAAGAGCTTAGGAGGTGTTGATTCTGGCGAAGCCAAGCTTGAGTTACATCAGAAAAATTTAGCCCCAGTTCAGTCCCCTTCTGGGGATGCAGCAGCCTGTGTCACATCTGCTCCACCTTCTGACGAGACAACTTCAAGGAAGAAGCCACGCCTTGGATGGG ATAAGAGCCCAAGAGTTCTTGGATTCTCTGACTGTTCTTCTCCTGCTACTCCTTCATCTGTTGCTTGCAGCTCCTCACCAG GCGTGGAAGAGAAATCATTTGGTAAAGCTGCAAATATTGATAACGATGTTAATAATTTGTGTGGTTCTCCAAGCTTTGGGTCTCAAAATCAGCTGGAAGGGTCATCTTTTAGCCTAGAGAAATTGGATATTAACTCGATTATTAATATGGGCTCTTCACTTATTGATTTGCTTCAGTCTGATGAGCCTAGTACAATGGATTCTAGTTTTGTTCAATCTACCGCTATAAATAAATTGCTACTATGGAAGGGTGACATTTTGAAAGCATTGGAGATGACTGAATCTGAAATTGATTCTCTTGAAACTGAACTTAAGTCATCGAAAGATGACCCTGGAAGGAGATGCCAATGCCCAGCAACATCCAGTTCTTTTCCTGTTCAGGAAAATGGAAAATCTTGTGAAGAACAGGAGGCTGCATCTAGTATGATTCCTCAACCTGCCTCTTTGAAAATTGATCCTTCCAATGATGTTCTTGAGGTCCTGCAAGAAGCTAATGCTGATATAAAGGATGGGGTCATTGATAGTCCTGGAACAGCTACATCTGATTTTATGGTATCGTCATCTTTGGAGAAAGCAGAGTCTCTGTGTGATGTTGTGAAGGTTCAGGATTGTTCTGGTAATTCTAGCTCTGCTCAATTGACAACAATGGAACAGGTGATTTTAGCTACTGATTCTTGTAATGAAGAGGCTGCTGCAGTCGTTTCTGGGGAAGGCAGTGTACTTGTAAAGATTGATAATGAAGCTCATGTTCCAGAATCTTCAAACTCTGATGCTGCTGGAGAAAATATGACATGTGATGTAATATTGACCACGAATAAGGAATTGGCAAACAGAGCTTCTCTTGTATTTAAGAAATTATTGCCAAAGGATCAATATAGCATTGAGATTTCTGAAATTTCCAATGCTGTATGGGGGCAGATTAGTTCTTTGATCAGGGAAAAAATTGCGATGCGGAAGCGGCACTTAAGATTTAAGGAGAGGGTTTTAACGCTCAAGTTTAAGGCCTTTCAGTATGCTTGGAAGGAAGATATGCTTTCGCCAGCAATGAGAAAATATTGGGCAAAGTCTCAGAAGAAGTATGAGCTAAGCTTACGTTCAACCTATGGTGGCTACCAAAAGCATCGGTCCTCGTATCGTTCTCGAGTTACTTCTTCTG CAGGAAATCTGGTCTTAGAACCTACTGCTGAGATGATAAATTTTACAAGCAAATTGCTTTTAGATTCCCATGTCAAGCTTTACAGGAATGCCTTGAAGATGCCAGCATTAATTTTAGATGAGCAAGAGCAGCTGTCGAGGTTTATCTCTAGTAATGGATTGGTTGAAGATCCATGTGCCATTGAAAAGGAAAGAGCTTTGATCAATCCTTGGACATCAGAAGAGAAGGAAATTTTTATGGATAAGTTGGCTGCGTTCGGGAAGGACTTCCGAAAAATTGCCACCTTTCTGGATCACAAGACGACTGCAGACTGTGTTGAGTTCTATTACAAAAATCACAAGTCTGAATGTTTCAAGAAAACAAAGAAGAAGCTTGATCTGACTAAGCAGGGGAAGTCCTCCGCGAATACCTACTTGTTGACATCGGGAAAAAAGTGGAGCAAGGAATTCAATGCTGCATCCATTGACGTTCTTGGTGCAGCTTCAGTCATAGCTACTCATGCAGAAAGTGGCATGCAAAAGCATCAAACATCTTCTAGTAGGATCTTTTTCGGAGGGCACTATTCTAAAATATCTCGAGCTGATGATAGGATTGCTAATAGGTCGAGCAGTTTTGATATTATTGGGAATGATAGAGAAACTACAGCAGCTGATGTCTTAGCAGGTATATGTGGTTCGTTGTCTTCAGAAGCCATGAGTTCTTGTATCACTAGTTCTGTTGATCCAGGAGAGAGTTTCCACCGTGACTGGAAGTGCCACAAAGTTGATTCTCTTTTCAAAAGGCGTTCAACATCCAATGTTGCTCAGAATGTTGATGATGGTACTTGTTCAGATGAGAGTTGTGGGGAAATGGATCCTGCTGATTGGACAGATGAGGAGAAGTCTGTCTTTATACAGGCTGTCTCGTCTTATGGTAAAGATTTTGCAATGATCTCGCGATGCGTTCGAACAAGATCCAGGGATCAATGCAAGGTTTTCTTTAGCAAGGCTCGCAAATGCCTTGGACTGGACTTGATAGATCCAAGAACTAGAAACTTGGGAACACCAATGAGTGATGATGCCAATGGTGGTGGGAGTGATACAGAAAATGCTTGTGTACTTGAGTGCCTGGTTGTTTCCAGTGATAAGTTGGGATCTAAACCGGAGGATTTGCCTTCCAATATAGTGTGCACGAATATGGATGAACGTAATCCTACCAGCAAAATAATTTTGCCAACTGACCTGAATGTACCAGACGAAAACGATCGGAAGCTAGTAGATCATAGAGATTCTGAGGCAGTGCAAACTGTGGATTCTGATGCGGGCCGGGCTGAGCTGATTACTGAATGTAGTGTGGATATGAATATTGATAGCAAGGCTGGGTCACTGCAGGTTCAGAAAAGTGTTGTTGCTTTGGGGAACCTAAATGCAGGAAGGGATGTTACTGAACAGGGTGTTTCTGTTGCAGTATCAGCATTTCTTGGGGCAGCAGCTTATCCTTGCATTCCTAGTTTAGATTCTGTGGCTGAGTCCAAACCTGCTACTAGTTTGTATGAACATGATACAAAATGCAGTGCAGAGACTAGCAGCCAAAGTATATGTAGGATGGATTCGAATAAAGCCACGGATGAATCTGTTGGTAAAAACTCTTGTTCAAGTTTTAGCTTGAGTGCCAAAGGTTTGCATCAGATTCCTCCTGATTTGGATTCTGCCAAGAAGCCTTCCGTTAGTAATAACTCTTCTGCTAATGGTTCTGCATTGCATGATTCGGATGCACTTCGATGTGAGAAAATTTGCAACCTAGATAGGCTGTCATCAACACTTGATTACGAGGAGAATGAAACCAAACAAGCCCAAAAATCTGTCCGTGAAGATGAGTCTGGTCGTCTATCCGGAAAGACCTCTGTGAATATTACCGAACCCCGCCAGATCTTAAGGGGTTATCCCTTGCAAGTTTCAACTTTGAAAGAAATGAACGGTGATGTTAAAGGCCTTGCAACATCCAAGACGGGCTCTGCTGGTCCGTGTTTGGCTCAAGAATGTTATCTTCAGAAGTGCAATAGCTCAAAATCAGCTGCTGAGCTTCCACTCCTAGTGGAGAATTTAGAACAAGCCAAGGATCGTCTGAAATCCCATTCTAGGATATCAGATACAGAAAACCCTGGCAGGAATGGTAATGTCAAGCTTTTTGGTCAGATACTAAATTCTAGTTCCCGGGATGATAAGGTATCCCATTTTTCGAAACAGAACACAAAACCATCAAATTTGAAACTCATTGGTAATAATGTTGATGGAAACTCAAAGTTCGATGCAAATAATCATGTAGCAGAAAATGTTCCGAAGAGGAGTTATGGTTTCTGGGATGGGAAAAGGATTCAAACGGGGTTGTCATCTTTGCCCGACTCGTCCATTTTAATGGCTAAGTACCCCTCTGCATTTGCCAATTATCCTCCCACATCCTCATCTCAGATGGAGCAGCAGGCATTGCAGACTGTGGTCCACAGTACTGATCGAACCTTGAATGGTGTCAGTTTCCCCCTCAAGGGAAATAAGCAGCAACAACGGTGA